Proteins co-encoded in one Ruegeria sp. YS9 genomic window:
- the mreC gene encoding rod shape-determining protein MreC, translating to MAKDRSQRDDYTTPLRRLLLGIVILCLLGIFLVWRIDSPRVERFRAQVVDAVVPSMDWAMVPVTAAVNLVRDFQSYQRLSEQNRELRSELRLMRAWKEAALQLEQENARLLDLNNVRLDPRLTYITGVVMADSGSPFRQSVLLNVGERDGIVDGWATMDGIGLVGRISGVGPDTARVILVTDATSAIPATIQPSGQTALIKGDNTPAPVVEFLENRELVRPGDRVITSGDGGVFPAGLLIGQIAADPGGRLRVRLSADFERLEFLRVLRFHSPPPIQDPGGIVGPTRPETALVPDEVSDG from the coding sequence GTGGCAAAAGACCGATCACAGCGCGATGACTACACGACCCCTCTGCGCCGCTTGTTGCTGGGGATCGTTATCCTGTGCTTGCTGGGCATCTTTCTGGTCTGGCGGATCGACAGCCCCCGAGTCGAGCGGTTCCGCGCGCAGGTGGTGGACGCGGTCGTACCGTCGATGGATTGGGCCATGGTGCCCGTAACTGCCGCTGTGAACCTTGTGCGCGATTTCCAAAGCTACCAGCGCCTGAGCGAGCAGAACCGCGAACTGCGCAGCGAACTGCGGCTGATGCGTGCCTGGAAAGAGGCCGCACTGCAATTGGAGCAGGAGAATGCACGGCTGTTGGATCTGAACAATGTCCGCCTCGACCCGCGCCTGACATACATCACGGGTGTCGTGATGGCCGACAGCGGGTCACCCTTCCGGCAGTCCGTCCTGTTGAATGTGGGGGAGCGCGACGGGATCGTTGATGGCTGGGCCACGATGGATGGCATCGGGCTGGTTGGCCGCATTTCCGGAGTCGGGCCGGACACGGCTCGGGTGATCCTGGTGACGGACGCGACCAGCGCCATTCCGGCAACGATCCAGCCTTCTGGCCAGACCGCACTGATCAAAGGAGATAACACCCCGGCCCCAGTGGTCGAGTTCCTGGAAAACCGAGAGCTGGTCCGTCCCGGTGATCGAGTGATCACATCCGGCGACGGTGGCGTTTTTCCGGCAGGTCTGCTGATCGGCCAGATCGCCGCGGATCCGGGCGGCCGCCTGCGCGTTCGCCTTTCGGCGGATTTTGAACGGCTCGAGTTTCTTCGTGTTCTGCGCTTCCATTCGCCCCCACCAATTCAGGATCCGGGTGGGATCGTCGGGCCAACGCGACCAGAAACTGCGCTTGTACCGGATGAGGTAAGTGATGGATAG
- a CDS encoding rod shape-determining protein produces the protein MGIFGNLGGLFTADMAIDLGTANTLVYVKGRGVILSEPSVVAYHVKDGVKKVLAVGEDAKLMLGRTPGSIEAIRPMREGVIADFDTAEEMIKHFIRKVHKRSTFSKPKIIVCVPHGATPVEKRAIRQSVLSAGARRAGLIAEPIAAAIGAGMPITDPTGNMVVDIGGGTTEVAVLSLGDIVYARSVRVGGDRMDEAIISYLRRQQNLLVGESTAERIKTTIGTARMPDDGRGQSMHIRGRDLLNGVPKEIEISQAQVAEALSEPVQQICEAVMTALETTPPDLAADIVDRGVMLTGGGALLGDLDLALREQTGLAVSIADESLNCVALGTGKALEYEKQLRHAIDYES, from the coding sequence ATGGGGATCTTTGGCAATCTGGGCGGCCTGTTCACAGCGGACATGGCCATCGACCTTGGAACGGCGAACACGCTGGTTTACGTCAAGGGGCGCGGTGTCATCCTGTCTGAGCCTTCGGTCGTAGCCTATCACGTCAAGGACGGCGTGAAGAAAGTTCTGGCTGTCGGCGAAGATGCCAAGCTGATGCTGGGGCGAACGCCCGGTTCGATCGAAGCCATCCGCCCCATGCGCGAAGGCGTGATTGCTGACTTCGATACAGCCGAAGAAATGATCAAGCACTTCATCCGCAAGGTGCACAAGCGTTCGACTTTCTCGAAGCCCAAGATCATTGTCTGCGTCCCCCATGGCGCGACACCCGTTGAAAAGCGTGCGATCCGTCAGTCGGTTCTGTCCGCTGGCGCCCGCCGCGCCGGCCTGATCGCCGAACCGATCGCCGCCGCGATTGGCGCGGGCATGCCGATCACCGACCCGACCGGCAACATGGTCGTCGACATCGGTGGTGGTACAACCGAAGTGGCGGTTCTGTCGCTGGGTGACATCGTCTATGCCCGCTCGGTCCGCGTCGGTGGTGACCGCATGGATGAAGCCATTATCTCGTACCTGCGTCGTCAGCAGAACCTGCTGGTCGGTGAATCCACCGCCGAGCGGATCAAGACGACAATCGGCACGGCCCGGATGCCCGATGATGGCCGCGGCCAGTCGATGCATATCCGGGGTCGTGACCTGTTGAATGGCGTTCCCAAGGAAATCGAGATCAGCCAGGCCCAGGTCGCCGAGGCGCTGTCGGAACCTGTCCAGCAGATCTGCGAGGCTGTGATGACCGCTCTGGAAACCACTCCGCCCGATCTGGCCGCCGATATCGTGGACCGGGGCGTCATGCTGACCGGTGGTGGTGCATTGCTGGGCGATCTTGATCTTGCCCTGCGCGAACAGACCGGCCTGGCCGTGTCCATTGCGGACGAAAGCCTGAATTGTGTGGCTTTGGGCACGGGCAAGGCGCTAGAATACGAAAAACAGCTGCGCCACGCGATTGACTACGAAAGCTAA
- a CDS encoding 23S rRNA (adenine(2030)-N(6))-methyltransferase RlmJ, with translation MLSYQHIYHAGNLADVQKHALLAWVLDYLTRKDKPLSYIETHSGRGLYQLDADESMRTGEAAAGIARAKREGWFGPGHPMARVLENVQARHGDAAYPGSPMIAAHLLRDQDSLHFAELHPQEHAALSLAMSPFGARVYQQDGFELAQSLLPPTPRRGMLLIDPSYEVKTDYDRLPGVIAKLHRKWNVGVVALWYPVLTDKRHARMIATLEAQNFPKAICHEVTFPPVREGHRMVGSGMFILNAPFGIEEETTRLSQLFAGL, from the coding sequence ATGCTCTCTTATCAACACATTTACCACGCCGGGAATCTGGCTGATGTCCAAAAGCACGCATTGCTGGCCTGGGTGCTGGATTATTTGACGCGCAAGGACAAGCCGCTCAGCTATATCGAAACGCATTCCGGACGGGGGCTGTACCAGTTGGACGCAGACGAATCCATGCGGACGGGCGAGGCAGCGGCAGGGATCGCGCGCGCGAAACGAGAAGGGTGGTTCGGACCCGGACATCCGATGGCGCGGGTTCTGGAAAACGTACAGGCCCGGCACGGTGACGCGGCCTATCCGGGATCGCCGATGATTGCAGCACATCTGTTGAGGGATCAGGACAGTCTGCATTTTGCCGAGCTGCACCCCCAGGAACATGCCGCGCTGTCTTTGGCGATGTCGCCGTTCGGGGCGAGGGTGTATCAGCAGGACGGGTTTGAACTGGCGCAATCCCTGCTGCCTCCGACGCCGCGACGGGGAATGTTGCTGATTGACCCAAGCTATGAGGTGAAGACTGATTACGATCGACTGCCCGGCGTGATTGCCAAACTGCACCGGAAATGGAATGTCGGGGTGGTCGCGCTGTGGTACCCTGTTCTGACGGACAAACGCCACGCCCGGATGATCGCGACGCTTGAAGCGCAAAACTTCCCCAAGGCCATTTGTCATGAGGTGACATTCCCACCGGTGCGCGAGGGGCATCGGATGGTGGGATCAGGGATGTTCATTCTGAACGCACCATTCGGCATCGAGGAAGAAACGACACGTCTGTCGCAGCTATTCGCAGGTCTCTGA
- a CDS encoding 2-isopropylmalate synthase, producing MTNVTDQDRVLIFDTTLRDGEQSPGATMTHDEKLEIAELLDDMGVDIIEAGFPIASEGDFKAVSEIAKNAKNARICGLARANFADIDRCWEAVRHAEQNRIHTFIGTSPLHRAIPNLTQDEMADKIHETVSHARNLCENVQWSPMDATRTEWDYLCRVIEIAIKAGATTINIPDTVGYTAPLESADLIKRLIETVPGADEVIFATHCHNDLGMATANSLAAVIGGARQIECTINGLGERAGNTALEEVVMAMRTRNDIMPFHTGINTTKIMHISRRVATVSGFNVQFNKAIVGKNAFAHESGIHQDGMLKNRDNFEIMRPEDIGLSGTSLPLGKHSGRAALRDKLETLGFEVGDNQLKDIFVRFKDLADRKKEVFDDDLIALMTLDEADDYLQLVSMKVTCGTGGQAESTVELEVDGKDVIATEHGDGPVDATFKAIRAIYPNTARLQLYQVHAVTEGTDAQATVSVRLEEDGIIATGQSANTDTVVASAKAYIHALNRLIVRREKTGPGADSREISYKDLT from the coding sequence ATGACCAACGTGACCGACCAAGACCGTGTCTTGATCTTCGATACCACTTTGCGCGACGGCGAGCAGAGCCCAGGCGCGACCATGACCCATGACGAAAAGCTCGAGATTGCCGAGCTGCTGGATGACATGGGCGTCGACATCATCGAAGCCGGTTTTCCGATCGCATCCGAAGGTGACTTCAAAGCGGTGTCCGAGATCGCCAAGAACGCCAAGAACGCCCGTATCTGTGGTCTGGCCCGCGCCAATTTCGCCGATATCGATCGCTGCTGGGAGGCGGTCAGACACGCGGAACAGAACCGCATTCACACCTTCATCGGCACCTCTCCGCTGCACCGCGCCATTCCGAACCTGACACAGGACGAGATGGCTGACAAAATTCACGAAACGGTCAGCCACGCGCGCAACCTGTGCGAAAACGTGCAGTGGTCGCCGATGGACGCGACCCGGACCGAATGGGATTACCTGTGCCGCGTCATCGAAATCGCGATCAAGGCCGGGGCGACCACCATCAACATCCCCGACACCGTGGGGTATACTGCGCCGCTGGAATCCGCGGACCTGATCAAACGCCTGATCGAAACGGTTCCGGGCGCAGATGAGGTGATCTTTGCCACCCATTGTCATAACGACCTCGGCATGGCGACCGCGAATTCGCTGGCGGCGGTCATCGGTGGTGCGCGCCAGATCGAATGCACCATCAACGGCCTGGGCGAACGCGCCGGCAACACCGCCCTGGAAGAGGTCGTGATGGCAATGCGCACGCGCAATGACATCATGCCCTTCCACACCGGGATCAACACGACCAAGATCATGCATATCTCGCGCCGGGTCGCTACGGTGTCGGGCTTCAACGTGCAGTTCAACAAGGCCATCGTCGGCAAGAACGCATTTGCCCACGAAAGCGGCATCCATCAGGACGGCATGCTCAAGAACCGCGACAATTTCGAGATCATGCGCCCCGAGGATATCGGCCTGTCGGGCACATCCCTGCCTCTGGGCAAACACTCGGGACGTGCGGCTCTGCGCGACAAACTGGAAACGCTGGGCTTTGAAGTTGGCGACAATCAACTCAAAGACATCTTCGTGCGGTTCAAGGATTTGGCGGATCGCAAAAAAGAAGTGTTCGACGACGATCTCATTGCGCTGATGACCCTGGATGAGGCGGACGACTATCTGCAACTGGTGTCGATGAAAGTCACCTGCGGCACCGGCGGGCAGGCGGAATCGACGGTCGAGCTGGAAGTCGACGGCAAGGACGTCATCGCAACTGAACACGGTGACGGGCCGGTAGACGCGACCTTCAAGGCAATCCGTGCGATTTACCCCAACACGGCCCGCTTGCAGCTGTATCAGGTTCATGCGGTGACCGAAGGCACCGATGCGCAGGCCACGGTTTCGGTCAGGTTGGAAGAAGATGGTATCATCGCCACGGGTCAATCAGCGAACACGGATACCGTCGTGGCTTCGGCCAAAGCCTATATCCACGCGCTGAACCGCCTGATCGTGCGCCGGGAAAAGACCGGCCCGGGCGCCGATTCCCGCGAAATCAGCTACAAAGACCTGACCTGA
- a CDS encoding SDR family NAD(P)-dependent oxidoreductase, giving the protein MDTALIIGASGGIGAAVREQLEAQGVAVTCLSRSVEGFDLMEPDQASRMLDRLSGPFDLVLVASGALEISGNGPEKTIRSVSARAMMDQFALNAVGPALVLSRAHQLLPRQRRSVFAVLSARVGSIGDNRMGGWISYRAAKAAVNQIVHTSAIELARTHKQAICVALHPGTVKTEFTRKYLGRHPAVESGEAARNLLSVIGGLSPADTGGFFDWAGKPVPW; this is encoded by the coding sequence ATGGATACTGCTTTGATCATTGGTGCGTCCGGCGGGATCGGTGCGGCCGTACGCGAGCAATTGGAGGCACAGGGTGTTGCGGTGACGTGCCTTTCGCGCTCTGTCGAGGGGTTCGATCTGATGGAACCGGACCAAGCGAGTCGGATGCTTGATCGCCTTTCAGGCCCGTTCGATCTTGTTCTTGTCGCTTCCGGGGCGCTGGAAATTTCAGGCAATGGGCCCGAAAAGACCATTCGATCTGTTTCGGCAAGGGCAATGATGGACCAGTTTGCTCTGAATGCCGTTGGTCCGGCGCTGGTGCTAAGCCGGGCCCATCAGTTGTTGCCGCGACAGCGGCGTTCGGTGTTTGCTGTTTTGTCCGCGCGGGTCGGTTCAATAGGAGATAACCGGATGGGCGGCTGGATCAGCTACCGCGCGGCCAAAGCAGCGGTCAATCAAATCGTCCATACTTCGGCGATAGAATTGGCCCGGACCCATAAACAGGCGATATGTGTTGCGCTGCATCCCGGCACGGTCAAAACAGAGTTTACTCGGAAATATCTGGGACGGCATCCCGCCGTTGAATCCGGTGAAGCCGCGCGCAATCTGTTGTCCGTGATCGGCGGGTTAAGCCCGGCAGATACCGGTGGGTTCTTTGACTGGGCCGGAAAACCAGTTCCCTGGTGA
- a CDS encoding MORN repeat-containing protein produces MNVIRNSIGAVAMGLAAATAFAQDGTVIVKDDEVGGVYEGTYENGLRHGTGTYRLPNGFEYTGQWVEGEIQGQGVTKYPDGSVYEGAFAKGQPEGRGKIVYANGSSYDGEWSNGSINGTGVAEFANGSRYEGEFRNAQRHGKGKLTFPDGYVYDGDWVDGQRQGKATITYADGSVYEGNVNAGLRDGTGTQTMPDGMIYEGEWTQDQITGTGRLTYANGDVYEGALVEGRRQGKGKVTHASGDVYEGDFVDDRRHGKGTFTGTDGFVYTGDWNQGQIEGLGELTYPDGSVYVGDFVADLAEGNGLITYPDGSTYEGEWIAGVIEGQGTATYATGMIYKGQFKNAQSHGKGVMTRADGSIYDGDWVNGVRQGKGKATYSDGTVYTGDFMNGKRHGKGEIVTPAGFKYVGDWSEGKINGEGIATYSNGDVYEGNFVDNKRQGSGTMRYANGQEETGIWENGVLPNQTPDQQGGADTPAQQTDPDSETAQPDPSGE; encoded by the coding sequence CCGCTTTTGCGCAGGACGGTACGGTTATCGTCAAGGATGACGAAGTGGGCGGCGTCTACGAGGGCACTTATGAGAATGGCCTGCGCCACGGGACGGGTACGTATCGGCTGCCCAACGGGTTCGAATACACCGGCCAGTGGGTGGAAGGCGAAATTCAGGGTCAGGGCGTCACCAAGTACCCGGATGGATCGGTTTACGAAGGTGCGTTCGCCAAAGGTCAGCCGGAAGGGCGCGGCAAGATCGTCTATGCCAATGGCAGCAGCTATGACGGTGAGTGGTCCAACGGATCCATCAACGGCACGGGCGTCGCTGAATTTGCCAATGGCTCGCGCTATGAGGGTGAATTCAGGAACGCACAGCGGCACGGCAAGGGCAAACTGACCTTTCCCGACGGATATGTCTACGATGGCGATTGGGTGGACGGCCAGCGGCAAGGCAAGGCCACGATCACCTATGCCGATGGCAGCGTCTACGAAGGCAATGTCAATGCCGGCTTGCGCGATGGCACAGGCACCCAGACGATGCCTGACGGAATGATATACGAGGGCGAATGGACACAGGACCAGATCACCGGGACAGGTCGTCTGACCTATGCCAATGGCGATGTGTATGAAGGCGCGCTTGTGGAAGGGCGCCGCCAGGGCAAGGGCAAAGTAACTCACGCGTCAGGGGACGTCTACGAGGGTGACTTTGTCGATGATCGCCGCCATGGCAAGGGCACGTTCACCGGAACCGATGGTTTTGTGTACACCGGCGACTGGAACCAGGGTCAGATAGAAGGCCTGGGAGAGCTGACTTATCCCGACGGCTCGGTCTATGTGGGCGATTTCGTGGCCGATCTGGCGGAAGGAAACGGCCTCATCACCTATCCCGACGGCTCCACCTACGAGGGTGAGTGGATCGCGGGCGTCATCGAAGGTCAGGGTACGGCGACCTATGCCACCGGTATGATCTACAAGGGTCAGTTCAAAAACGCGCAAAGCCACGGCAAGGGTGTGATGACCCGCGCGGACGGTTCGATCTATGACGGGGATTGGGTCAACGGGGTCCGTCAGGGAAAAGGCAAGGCGACCTACTCTGACGGCACCGTTTACACCGGAGATTTCATGAACGGAAAACGTCACGGCAAAGGAGAAATCGTGACCCCTGCCGGGTTCAAGTATGTCGGCGACTGGTCCGAGGGCAAAATCAACGGCGAAGGCATAGCGACCTACTCGAACGGCGACGTCTATGAGGGCAACTTTGTCGACAACAAGAGGCAGGGCAGCGGGACCATGCGTTACGCCAACGGGCAAGAAGAAACCGGTATCTGGGAAAACGGTGTGCTGCCGAATCAAACCCCGGATCAACAGGGCGGCGCAGACACTCCGGCACAGCAGACAGACCCGGACTCAGAGACGGCACAGCCAGATCCGTCTGGCGAATGA